In Arthrobacter sp. CDRTa11, one DNA window encodes the following:
- a CDS encoding helix-turn-helix domain-containing protein — translation MQESSSLSEEQREAAVALFEIGWGAKAAATSLGVRSKAVIRIHGLWRVRGGTALVTKSTKRKFTFEFKLAAVRRFQAGESQIALAKELQLSSPDLIKKWARIYRNEGEDALRPKSPGRPTSPPKAPTQPESELQRLRRENERLQAEVAFLGKVNALRDEEQR, via the coding sequence TTGCAGGAGAGTAGTTCGTTATCTGAGGAACAGCGCGAGGCCGCGGTAGCGTTGTTCGAAATTGGTTGGGGCGCGAAGGCAGCGGCGACGAGCCTAGGGGTCCGCTCGAAAGCTGTCATCCGCATCCACGGCCTGTGGAGAGTACGCGGAGGTACGGCGCTGGTGACCAAATCAACCAAACGGAAGTTCACGTTCGAGTTCAAACTCGCCGCGGTCCGCCGGTTCCAAGCCGGGGAGAGCCAAATTGCCCTGGCGAAGGAGCTCCAGCTCTCCTCACCGGATCTGATCAAGAAGTGGGCGCGGATATACCGCAACGAAGGTGAAGACGCCTTGCGCCCGAAATCACCTGGCCGACCGACCTCACCTCCTAAGGCGCCGACGCAGCCAGAGTCGGAGCTGCAGCGATTGCGCCGCGAGAACGAGCGCTTGCAGGCAGAGGTGGCCTTCCTGGGAAAAGTAAACGCCTTGAGGGACGAGGAACAGCGCTAA
- a CDS encoding GNAT family N-acetyltransferase — protein sequence MQQPVWLISLQDLDADARAIQLGAVAGLELAAGQNDFVGDPLRMMLAGLAEDSRRPYVIEAGGEAVGVLTLQSGAARLAGWPDDASAWLLRGFLIDRRRQGQGLGPLAAAKAVETAAKLTARLEGGEAGVVLSVNVRNAAGLAAYRRAGFVDHGEYLGGGSGPQRTMYRSFALPGSAG from the coding sequence GTGCAGCAGCCTGTTTGGCTGATTTCGCTCCAGGACCTTGACGCTGACGCCCGCGCCATCCAGCTGGGTGCCGTCGCTGGCCTGGAACTCGCCGCGGGGCAGAACGATTTTGTTGGTGACCCCCTGCGCATGATGCTGGCCGGCCTGGCCGAGGATTCACGGCGGCCTTACGTCATCGAGGCCGGAGGGGAAGCCGTCGGTGTCCTCACACTGCAGTCAGGCGCGGCGCGGCTGGCCGGGTGGCCGGACGACGCGTCCGCCTGGCTGCTGCGTGGGTTCCTCATCGACAGAAGACGGCAGGGCCAGGGGCTGGGCCCCCTGGCTGCCGCCAAGGCCGTGGAAACCGCGGCAAAACTTACGGCGCGGCTGGAAGGCGGCGAGGCCGGCGTCGTACTTTCCGTCAACGTCCGCAATGCGGCAGGGCTCGCGGCCTACCGGCGGGCCGGATTCGTGGACCATGGCGAGTATCTGGGCGGCGGGTCCGGGCCGCAGCGGACCATGTACCGGAGTTTCGCCCTCCCGGGCAGTGCTGGATAA
- a CDS encoding VOC family protein: MATQIYFNLPVKDLKRSVDFFTTLGFSFNPDYTDENATCMIVNDNAFVMLLVEGFFKTFTSKEIADAATSTEAIMAFSVDSKDAVDETVRKALAAGGTPSQEVQDYGFMYNHSFQDPDGHLWEVMWMDPAGPPPESTPAEDTAGPQS, translated from the coding sequence ATGGCTACTCAAATCTACTTCAACCTGCCCGTGAAGGACCTGAAGAGGTCCGTGGATTTCTTCACTACCCTTGGCTTTTCCTTCAACCCGGACTACACGGACGAAAATGCCACGTGCATGATCGTCAATGACAATGCGTTCGTCATGTTGCTGGTGGAAGGATTCTTCAAGACCTTCACGTCCAAGGAGATCGCCGATGCGGCCACCTCCACCGAGGCCATCATGGCCTTCTCGGTTGACAGCAAGGACGCTGTGGACGAGACAGTGCGGAAGGCGCTGGCCGCCGGGGGCACCCCGTCCCAGGAAGTCCAGGACTACGGCTTTATGTACAACCACAGCTTCCAGGACCCGGACGGGCACCTGTGGGAGGTCATGTGGATGGATCCCGCCGGTCCACCTCCCGAAAGCACGCCTGCCGAAGACACCGCCGGCCCGCAGTCCTGA